The Actinomadura sp. WMMB 499 genome includes a window with the following:
- a CDS encoding rhodanese-like domain-containing protein: MTIRTEVVETSSLGDRSYLAHDGRVALVVDPQRDVDRVLALAGRLGVRITHVAETHLHNDYVSGGLALAKVTGAAYLVAAADDVRFDRTPVTDGDEIAVSPTMRVSAVATPGHTFHHLSYVLSGPDGPEGVFTGGSLLFGTTGRTDLLGERHARDLAHRQHASARRLADLLPDGAQVWPTHGFGSFCSAAQSDAPASTIGRERGTNPALRLEADDFVTETLAGLDAYPAYYAHMGARNTEGAGLIDLTPAATADPAELRARIDAGEWVVDLRSRKAFAHRHLTGTLSFGLDGPMATWLGWLIPWGAPVTLLGDGPEQIAEAQRELARIGIDRPSGAATGDPLTWADGDPGRTSGLPVATFADLAAARAGRTPGDLPAADVVLDVRLAGEWRESHVSGAVHVPLPELPARLDDVPPGTVWVHCGSGYRAAAAAALLARAGRTVVHIDDAYAGAADTGLALAA, encoded by the coding sequence ATGACGATCCGGACCGAGGTGGTCGAGACCTCCTCCCTCGGCGACCGCAGCTACCTGGCCCACGACGGTCGGGTGGCGCTCGTGGTCGACCCGCAGCGCGACGTCGACCGCGTCCTGGCGCTCGCCGGACGGCTCGGCGTCCGCATCACGCACGTCGCCGAGACCCACCTGCACAACGACTACGTCTCCGGCGGGCTCGCCCTCGCGAAGGTGACGGGCGCCGCGTACCTGGTGGCCGCCGCCGACGACGTCCGGTTCGACCGCACTCCCGTCACCGACGGCGACGAGATCGCGGTCTCCCCGACCATGCGCGTCTCCGCCGTCGCCACACCCGGCCACACGTTCCATCACCTCTCCTACGTCCTGTCCGGACCGGACGGCCCGGAGGGCGTGTTCACCGGCGGCTCCCTGCTGTTCGGCACCACCGGCCGCACCGACCTCCTCGGCGAGCGGCACGCCCGCGACCTCGCCCACCGCCAGCACGCCTCGGCCCGCCGCCTCGCCGACCTGCTCCCCGACGGCGCGCAGGTCTGGCCCACGCACGGCTTCGGCAGCTTCTGCTCCGCCGCGCAGTCGGACGCGCCCGCGTCCACGATCGGCCGGGAGCGCGGCACCAACCCGGCCCTGCGCCTCGAAGCGGACGACTTCGTCACCGAGACCCTCGCCGGCCTCGACGCGTACCCCGCCTACTACGCCCACATGGGCGCGCGGAACACCGAGGGCGCCGGCCTGATCGACCTGACCCCCGCCGCGACCGCCGACCCCGCCGAACTCCGCGCCCGCATCGACGCGGGCGAATGGGTCGTCGACCTGCGCTCGCGCAAGGCGTTCGCCCACCGGCACCTCACCGGAACCCTCAGCTTCGGCCTCGACGGCCCCATGGCGACATGGCTCGGCTGGCTGATCCCCTGGGGCGCGCCCGTCACCCTCCTCGGCGACGGCCCCGAGCAGATCGCCGAGGCCCAGCGGGAACTCGCGCGCATCGGCATCGACCGTCCGTCCGGCGCCGCCACCGGCGACCCGCTGACCTGGGCGGACGGCGACCCGGGACGCACGAGCGGCCTCCCCGTCGCGACGTTCGCCGACCTCGCCGCCGCCCGCGCGGGCCGCACGCCCGGCGACCTGCCCGCCGCGGACGTCGTCCTCGACGTCCGGCTGGCCGGCGAGTGGCGCGAGAGCCACGTCTCCGGCGCCGTGCACGTCCCGCTGCCCGAACTTCCCGCGCGCCTCGACGACGTCCCGCCCGGCACCGTGTGGGTGCACTGCGGCTCCGGCTACCGCGCCGCGGCCGCCGCCGCCCTCCTCGCGCGCGCCGGACGCACGGTCGTCCACATCGACGACGCCTACGCGGGCGCGGCCGACACGGGCCTCGCCCTCGCCGCCTGA
- a CDS encoding sulfite exporter TauE/SafE family protein codes for MTVVLFLGALIGVLLGLLGGGGSILAVPALVYGAGLPLSAAIPASLLVVGISSATAALPRIRAGEVRWRIAGVVGGAGAAAAIGGAALGRLLPDQAIMFGFAALMVAAGARMLTGEAPQGGACALPGGGVNWRSCLPKSLAAGAVVGVLTGLFGVGGGFLVIPALVLGLGLPMAAAVGTSLVIVAVNAAAGFAVHAGDAALDPWVVGGFTVAAVAGSLAAARLAHRVNADRLRRAFAVFVFVVAAFVTVQTILSPGTLAS; via the coding sequence ATGACGGTCGTCCTGTTCCTCGGTGCGCTGATCGGCGTGCTGCTCGGCCTGCTGGGCGGCGGGGGCTCCATCCTGGCGGTGCCCGCCCTGGTCTATGGTGCCGGACTCCCGCTGTCGGCGGCCATCCCGGCGTCCCTGCTGGTGGTGGGGATCTCCTCGGCGACCGCCGCGCTGCCGCGGATCCGCGCCGGAGAGGTCCGGTGGCGCATCGCGGGCGTCGTCGGCGGTGCGGGCGCGGCGGCGGCGATCGGCGGCGCCGCGCTCGGCCGGCTGCTGCCGGACCAGGCGATCATGTTCGGGTTCGCGGCGCTGATGGTGGCCGCGGGAGCGCGCATGCTCACCGGGGAGGCCCCGCAGGGCGGGGCCTGCGCCCTGCCGGGCGGCGGTGTGAACTGGCGCAGCTGCCTCCCGAAGTCGCTCGCCGCCGGGGCGGTCGTCGGGGTCCTGACGGGCCTGTTCGGTGTCGGCGGCGGGTTCCTCGTCATCCCCGCGCTCGTCCTCGGCCTGGGCCTGCCGATGGCGGCGGCCGTCGGCACCTCGCTCGTCATCGTGGCGGTCAACGCCGCCGCCGGTTTCGCGGTCCACGCGGGCGACGCCGCCCTCGACCCGTGGGTCGTGGGCGGCTTCACCGTCGCCGCCGTCGCCGGCTCGCTCGCCGCCGCACGCCTGGCGCACCGCGTGAACGCCGACCGGCTGCGCCGCGCCTTCGCCGTGTTCGTCTTCGTGGTGGCGGCGTTCGTCACCGTCCAGACGATCCTGTCCCCCGGAACCCTCGCGTCCTGA
- a CDS encoding rhodanese-like domain-containing protein: MTLDTAALRHLLGSPDAPHVVDVRTPAEFESVRIPGARNVPLDLLREHAAELRDRLDERTVLVCRSGARAEQAARTLADAGLPGLRVLSGGVAAWQADGAPVLTGRPRWDLERQVRLVAGSIVLTSVLASTIVPRAKWAAGAIGGGLTFAALSNTCAMGTALSKLPYNRGPRTGIADVRAALHATGG; this comes from the coding sequence ATGACCCTGGACACCGCCGCCCTGCGCCACCTCCTCGGCTCCCCGGACGCGCCGCACGTCGTCGACGTCCGCACGCCCGCCGAGTTCGAGAGCGTGCGCATTCCCGGTGCCCGCAACGTCCCCCTCGACCTGCTCCGCGAGCACGCCGCCGAACTGCGCGACCGCCTCGACGAGCGGACCGTCCTGGTCTGCCGCTCCGGCGCCCGCGCCGAGCAGGCCGCGCGGACGCTCGCCGACGCCGGCCTGCCCGGCCTGCGCGTCCTGTCCGGCGGCGTCGCCGCCTGGCAGGCCGACGGCGCGCCCGTCCTGACGGGCCGACCGCGCTGGGACCTCGAACGCCAGGTGCGGCTCGTCGCGGGCTCGATCGTCCTGACGTCGGTCCTGGCCAGCACGATCGTCCCCCGCGCGAAGTGGGCCGCCGGGGCCATCGGCGGCGGCCTGACGTTCGCCGCGCTCTCCAACACCTGCGCGATGGGCACGGCCCTGTCGAAGCTCCCGTACAACCGCGGCCCCCGCACCGGCATCGCCGACGTCCGGGCCGCCCTCCACGCAACCGGCGGCTGA